One genomic region from Capra hircus breed San Clemente chromosome 6, ASM170441v1, whole genome shotgun sequence encodes:
- the LOC102186288 gene encoding transmembrane protease serine 11E, producing MYRLVRARKRACLQPWVIGLISFISLIVLAVCIGLIVHYARYNQKKTYNYYSTLSFTSNKVYDEFGKEASENFTEMSQKIESMVKNAFHKSSLRGKFVKSHIIKFSQEERGVLAHMLLIFRFPSTEDPETINKKIQHVLHEKLQDAVGPPKLDPDSVEIKKINKTETDNFLNNCCGTRRNKTSGQSLRIVGGTEVQEGEWPWQASLQWDGIHRCGATLINDTWLVSAAHCFRTYNDPARWTASFGVTIHPPKMKQALRRIIVHEKYKYPSHDYDISVLELSRPVSYTNAVHKICLPDASHEFRPGDEMFVTGFGALQNDGSSQNHLRQVQVDLIDTKSCNAPQAYNNAITPTMLCAGSLKGNRDACQGDSGGPLVSPDARDIWYLAGIVSWGDECGQPNKPGVYTKVTAFRDWITSKTGV from the exons ATCAAAAGAAGACCTACAATTACTACAGCACATTGTCATTTACAAGTAACAAAGTATATGATGAGTTTGGAAAAGAGGCTTCTGAAAATTTCACAGAAATGAGCCAGAAAATTGAATCAATG GTAAAAAATGCATTTCATAAATCTTCATTGAGGGGAAAATTTGTCAAGTCTCACATTATCAAGTTCAG TCAAGAGGAACGTGGAGTGTTGGCTCATATGCTGCtgatttttagatttccttctacTGAGGACCCTGAAACcatcaataaaaaaatacaacatgTTTTACATGAAAAGCTGCAAGATGCTGTAGGACCCCCTAAATTAGACCCTGATTCAGTTGAAATTAAAA AAAtcaacaagacagaaacagacaacTTCCTGAACAACT GCTGTGGGACACGAAGGAACAAAACCTCAGGACAGAGTCTCAGGATTGTTGGTGGAACAGAGGTACAAGAGGGTGAATGGCCTTGGCAAGCTAGTCTGCAATGGGATGGGATCCATCGCTGTGGAGCAACTTTAATTAATGACACATGGCTTGTGAGTGCTGCCCACTGCTTTAGAAC GTATAACGACCCAGCCAGGTGGACTGCTTCTTTTGGAGTCACAATACATCCTCCAAAAATGAAACAAGCCCTCCGGAGGATAATTGTGcatgaaaaatacaaatatccaTCACATGACTATGATATTTCAGTCTTAGAGCTTTCCAGGCCTGTTTCCTACACAAATGCAGTACACAAAATTTGTCTCCCCGATGCATCCCATGAGTTCCGCCCTGGTGATGAGATGTTTGTGACAGGATTTGGAGCACTGCAAAATGATG gtaGCAGTCAAAATCATCTTCGGCAAGTACAGGTGGATCTCATAGACACTAAAAGCTGCAATGCTCCCCAAGCTTACAATAATGCCATAACTCCTACAATGTTATGTGCtggctccttgaaaggaaatagAGATGCGTGccag GGCGACTCTGGAGGACCTCTGGTTAGTCCAGATGCTAGAGATATCTGGTACCTTGCTGGAATCGTGAGCTGGGGAGATGAATGTGGGCAACCCAATAAGCCTGGTGTTTATACTAAAGTGACTGCCTTCCGGGACTGGATCACTTCCAAAACTGGTGTCTAA